A section of the Deltaproteobacteria bacterium genome encodes:
- a CDS encoding acyl-CoA thioesterase yields MSRTYYFQERVHFPDIDAGGAMYHGRYLDYFDKARQSMLRAHGVDHNDLIKAGYALVVVEAHLRYFKPVRLGDTLHIYSRLVRKSDKVAIVEQLLTTEPVADTELEMPFSDVASRVHTARVHLVGVDLELKKARKFPGELATAFEAMVVDAGIN; encoded by the coding sequence ATGAGCCGGACTTACTACTTTCAGGAACGAGTCCACTTTCCCGACATCGATGCCGGCGGCGCTATGTATCACGGCCGCTACCTCGACTACTTTGACAAAGCCAGGCAGTCCATGCTCCGAGCGCACGGCGTTGATCATAATGATCTGATCAAGGCGGGCTATGCCCTCGTAGTCGTTGAGGCGCATCTACGCTACTTTAAGCCGGTGCGTCTGGGCGACACGCTACACATCTACTCGCGACTGGTCCGTAAATCCGACAAGGTGGCTATCGTCGAGCAGTTGCTCACCACCGAACCAGTGGCTGACACCGAGCTGGAGATGCCGTTTTCGGACGTAGCCAGTCGTGTCCACACGGCTCGCGTCCATTTAGTCGGAGTCGATCTCGAGCTCAAGAAGGCGCGCAAGTTTCCGGGAGAGCTAGCGACGGCTTTTGAGGCGATGGTTGTGGACGCTGGGATTAATTAA
- the dnaE gene encoding DNA polymerase III subunit alpha, whose translation MDTVQPLIASDSTPTGQDLVHLHVHTEYSLLDGAIRIGDLLKRVQALGHTAVAITDHGALYGAIELYLKAKDKGIKAIIGSEIFHQGTQASQELATTLGKSPLPTFHLVLLATSLDGYKNLIKAVSDGYLQGLGDVPVVPEAALDQCGAGLIALSSCLRGEFAFLTAELRHLAGSEALPLDPLADTPAAAVMEALKVHVDTMQRRFGAGNYYVELIDNNIPEQKRLLPDLVTVARHFGLPLVASADAHYAQKEMAESHAVLMGIKHSLTMSKIRGRRKGTQFHLFDNDEMQQKYGAWPEALANTKKIADACNVKFEFGKYYLPKFDTGRPETPEEAMCRFARSMLEDRFVALRKLYGSSFDAAREDFYKKRLEYELEVICNMGFASYFLIVQDFINWSKRQGIPVGPGRGSGAGSLVAYSLRITDLDPIPYNLLFERFLNPDRVSMPDFDVDFCQDRRDEVIQYVTEKYGAETVAQITTFGKMNAKAVVRDVGRVLELGYGRVDKIAKLIPEDLGITLEDALKKEPRILEEAARDDAVADLIRLARQLEGLARHTSVHAAGIVISDGPMTNFVPVYKVADSPGLITQFEMKMAEKVGLVKFDFLGLKTLTVIQKAIDIIRVDRCPDFDIELIPLDDKKVYQFVSAGHTVGIFQLESSGMRNLVVKLKPSVFEDMIALVALFRPGPLGSGMVDDFIECKHGRKPIMYPLPQLEPILKETYGVILYQEQVMKVAGELASYSLGEADLLRRAMGKKIAAEMEKQKTRFVTGAIANKHDETKAAEIFDLMAEFANYGFNKSHSAAYGLIAYQTAYIKTHYPAEFMAAIMTCDLDNTAKIVRYVDECRRMRIKILPPDVNRSSLTFDVPSAMTIGFGLAALKGVGAQALEPLITERQRGGTYSSLSDLARRVQLTKVGKKTLELLAQAGALDCFGISRPKLCEVIPEVVKFSEAHHEANRVGQRGLFDIDTPETKAAQDLNWQLTAIDQRIGAPNPIWLKKEKDLLGVYLSGHPLRFHREDKKAFGRVTTSDLAKAIGKKIAMVATMAAMNERLTKTGKRMASVRLEDEDGAVEAVMFGELPPEFPESGAVVVAIGQVNAGFDGGEPRFRLEKLIDIEEMRGEYVKSATLKLSPEGGLEAKAASYQPALTKLKQHFANHPGDTPLTLIVRYEHTEIVVSIKDIAVDLSDKFLHGLTELPFAHTDISFQMFQAGSTQDQQQAKN comes from the coding sequence ATGGACACCGTGCAACCATTGATAGCCAGCGACTCCACCCCGACTGGGCAGGACTTGGTGCATCTGCATGTTCATACGGAGTACTCGCTTCTTGATGGGGCCATCCGTATTGGGGACCTCCTAAAGCGGGTGCAAGCACTCGGGCATACGGCCGTGGCCATCACCGATCACGGTGCCCTCTACGGTGCGATCGAGCTGTATCTGAAAGCCAAAGATAAGGGCATCAAGGCCATTATCGGTAGCGAGATTTTTCACCAAGGGACTCAGGCGTCGCAAGAGTTGGCTACGACTCTCGGTAAATCACCGCTACCCACGTTTCATTTAGTACTCCTGGCGACCTCGCTTGATGGCTACAAGAATTTGATCAAGGCCGTCAGTGACGGTTACCTGCAGGGTTTAGGTGATGTTCCCGTTGTCCCTGAAGCCGCACTGGATCAGTGCGGCGCTGGACTCATCGCTCTTTCCAGTTGTCTGCGCGGTGAGTTTGCTTTTCTCACGGCGGAGCTGCGGCACCTGGCCGGCAGTGAGGCGCTGCCGCTCGACCCGCTTGCCGATACACCGGCAGCTGCTGTCATGGAGGCCCTCAAGGTTCATGTCGACACCATGCAGAGGCGGTTTGGCGCGGGTAACTACTATGTCGAGCTGATCGACAACAATATCCCTGAGCAAAAGCGCCTACTACCTGATCTTGTGACGGTGGCGCGGCACTTCGGATTGCCACTGGTCGCCAGCGCTGATGCACACTATGCGCAAAAAGAGATGGCCGAGAGCCATGCTGTATTGATGGGGATTAAGCATAGCCTCACCATGTCGAAGATCCGCGGAAGGCGCAAAGGCACGCAGTTTCATCTCTTCGACAACGACGAGATGCAGCAAAAGTACGGCGCTTGGCCTGAGGCACTTGCCAATACTAAAAAGATCGCCGATGCCTGCAACGTTAAGTTTGAGTTCGGTAAATACTACCTCCCCAAGTTTGACACGGGCAGACCAGAGACGCCTGAAGAGGCCATGTGCCGCTTTGCGCGCAGTATGCTTGAAGACCGGTTCGTGGCGCTGCGCAAGCTCTACGGGTCGTCATTTGATGCGGCGCGCGAGGATTTCTATAAAAAGCGCCTCGAATACGAGCTCGAAGTAATCTGCAACATGGGTTTTGCCTCGTACTTCCTGATCGTTCAGGACTTTATCAACTGGTCCAAGCGTCAGGGCATTCCAGTCGGCCCTGGACGGGGATCCGGGGCAGGCTCGCTCGTAGCTTATTCGCTGCGCATCACAGACCTCGATCCCATACCGTACAATTTGCTATTTGAGCGGTTTCTAAACCCAGACCGGGTGTCGATGCCTGACTTTGACGTCGACTTTTGCCAAGATCGCCGTGACGAAGTGATCCAGTATGTGACGGAAAAGTACGGCGCCGAGACGGTGGCCCAGATCACGACGTTCGGTAAGATGAATGCCAAGGCCGTGGTCCGTGACGTCGGCCGCGTGCTCGAGCTAGGCTATGGCCGTGTCGACAAGATCGCCAAGCTCATTCCCGAAGACCTCGGCATCACGCTCGAGGATGCACTAAAGAAGGAACCTCGCATCCTAGAGGAAGCGGCGCGCGATGATGCCGTGGCCGATTTGATTCGCCTCGCGCGTCAACTCGAGGGGCTGGCACGCCACACCTCGGTCCACGCCGCGGGTATCGTCATTTCTGATGGGCCGATGACTAACTTCGTCCCTGTTTACAAAGTGGCCGATAGCCCGGGTCTGATCACCCAGTTTGAAATGAAGATGGCCGAAAAGGTCGGGCTCGTTAAGTTCGACTTTCTTGGTCTAAAGACTTTGACAGTGATACAAAAAGCGATCGACATCATTCGTGTGGATCGCTGTCCAGATTTTGATATTGAGCTGATCCCGCTCGATGACAAGAAGGTCTATCAATTCGTCAGTGCGGGCCATACGGTGGGCATATTCCAGCTAGAATCTAGCGGGATGCGTAACCTTGTCGTCAAACTAAAGCCTAGTGTGTTTGAAGACATGATTGCCTTGGTGGCGCTCTTTAGACCTGGCCCATTGGGATCAGGCATGGTCGATGACTTCATCGAATGTAAGCATGGCCGCAAACCGATCATGTATCCACTGCCACAACTTGAACCGATACTGAAAGAGACCTACGGCGTCATCTTGTATCAAGAGCAGGTGATGAAAGTGGCCGGCGAACTAGCCAGCTACTCTCTAGGCGAAGCCGACTTGCTCCGTCGCGCGATGGGCAAGAAGATTGCCGCCGAGATGGAGAAGCAAAAAACACGGTTCGTCACCGGTGCCATTGCGAATAAACATGACGAGACTAAAGCGGCCGAGATTTTTGATCTCATGGCCGAGTTCGCCAACTACGGCTTTAACAAAAGTCACTCGGCTGCTTACGGGCTGATCGCCTATCAAACGGCCTATATAAAGACGCATTATCCAGCCGAATTTATGGCTGCGATCATGACCTGCGACCTTGATAACACGGCTAAAATCGTTCGTTATGTCGACGAGTGTCGCCGCATGCGGATCAAGATCTTGCCGCCAGATGTGAATCGTTCCAGCCTCACCTTCGACGTGCCGTCAGCAATGACTATCGGTTTTGGTCTAGCAGCGCTCAAAGGTGTGGGAGCGCAGGCCTTAGAGCCCCTGATCACCGAGCGGCAACGCGGTGGCACTTACTCGTCGCTTAGTGACTTGGCGCGGCGCGTCCAACTCACTAAGGTAGGCAAGAAGACGCTGGAACTTCTGGCCCAAGCCGGTGCCCTTGACTGTTTTGGCATCTCACGGCCCAAGCTTTGTGAGGTCATCCCCGAGGTCGTAAAGTTCAGCGAAGCCCATCACGAAGCCAACCGCGTCGGTCAGCGGGGGCTATTCGATATCGACACTCCTGAGACCAAGGCCGCTCAAGATCTGAACTGGCAGCTCACGGCCATTGATCAGCGCATCGGTGCACCGAATCCTATTTGGCTCAAAAAAGAAAAGGACCTCCTGGGCGTCTACCTCAGCGGTCATCCGCTACGCTTTCACCGCGAGGACAAAAAGGCATTCGGCCGCGTTACGACAAGCGACCTCGCCAAGGCCATCGGCAAGAAGATCGCCATGGTTGCCACCATGGCAGCCATGAACGAGCGACTCACCAAGACTGGGAAACGTATGGCCAGCGTTCGCCTTGAGGACGAGGACGGCGCCGTCGAGGCCGTGATGTTTGGCGAATTGCCTCCTGAATTCCCCGAGTCCGGAGCCGTCGTCGTGGCCATCGGCCAAGTGAATGCCGGCTTTGACGGAGGAGAACCTCGGTTTCGCCTTGAGAAGCTGATCGACATCGAGGAAATGCGCGGCGAATACGTCAAGTCAGCCACGCTCAAGCTATCACCCGAAGGCGGCTTAGAGGCCAAGGCAGCAAGCTATCAACCTGCACTCACTAAGCTGAAGCAGCACTTTGCCAACCATCCTGGTGATACGCCGCTCACCCTCATCGTCCGCTACGAACACACTGAAATTGTGGTCAGCATTAAAGACATTGCGGTGGACCTGAGCGATAAGTTTCTTCACGGTCTGACCGAATTACCATTTGCCCATACAGATATTAGTTTTCAAATGTTTCAAGCAGGATCCACACAGGACCAGCAGCAAGCTAAAAACTAG
- the guaA gene encoding glutamine-hydrolyzing GMP synthase: protein MNHHVTRPVHAGVVVLDYGSQYTLLIARRLRELGIYAEVIDGRSSEPPADFSVHAIILSGGPDSVYEVGSRRLPSWVLAAGKPVLGICYGMQLLVEAFGGQLRSGEGREYGRGLLNLESLVPGPGGAMFDDTPSTQTVWMSHGDDVAVMPDELVVAGRSDGGVVAAVVHRDAPIIGLQFHPEVHHSECGADLLNNFVRKVAHADLNWDSGSMLAATLSYINESVKDGHVLVACSGGVDSTVAAALLAKALGPERVTAVFCDHGLLRKDEVTWVAEALKQLGLSHVEVLNSRNLFLNALAGVTDPETKRKLIGRLFIEEFERYATGHKAEFSHLGQGTLYPDVIESAGHGAGAKVIKSHHNVGGLPERLKLKLCEPLRYLFKDEVRQLGMQLGLPADMVDRHPFPGPGLAVRILGEVTEERLHILREADAIFIQALRDHGFYDKVWQAFAVLLPVKSVGVMGDNRTYQMTVALRAVTSSDAMTAGVGELPLSFLTHVAAAIVKKVDGVNRVVYDITTKPPATIEWE from the coding sequence ATGAACCACCACGTAACACGCCCCGTTCATGCTGGAGTCGTGGTACTCGACTATGGCTCGCAGTACACGCTTCTCATTGCCAGACGCCTGAGGGAGCTTGGCATTTACGCTGAAGTGATCGACGGTCGCAGCAGTGAGCCACCGGCTGATTTTTCGGTACACGCCATCATTCTCTCAGGCGGTCCCGATTCAGTGTATGAGGTCGGCTCAAGGCGTTTGCCCTCGTGGGTACTGGCTGCGGGTAAACCAGTCCTTGGTATCTGCTACGGTATGCAGCTCCTGGTCGAGGCCTTTGGTGGTCAACTGCGCAGTGGTGAAGGCCGCGAATATGGCCGCGGGCTCCTAAATCTTGAGTCACTTGTACCTGGACCTGGTGGCGCGATGTTTGACGACACGCCATCAACGCAGACCGTGTGGATGAGCCACGGCGACGATGTCGCCGTGATGCCTGACGAATTGGTGGTAGCTGGACGCAGCGACGGTGGCGTGGTGGCTGCGGTGGTGCACCGCGATGCTCCCATTATTGGTCTGCAGTTTCACCCCGAGGTTCATCACAGCGAATGCGGTGCCGATCTACTAAATAACTTTGTACGCAAGGTGGCGCACGCCGATCTCAACTGGGACAGCGGCAGCATGCTGGCGGCCACACTCAGCTACATCAACGAGTCGGTGAAGGATGGTCATGTGCTGGTCGCATGTTCCGGGGGTGTAGACTCAACCGTCGCAGCAGCCCTACTGGCAAAGGCACTCGGGCCGGAGCGGGTCACGGCAGTCTTTTGCGATCATGGGCTCTTGCGTAAGGACGAAGTCACCTGGGTGGCAGAGGCCCTCAAACAGCTTGGACTCAGTCATGTAGAGGTTCTAAACTCACGCAATTTATTCCTGAATGCACTCGCTGGAGTGACCGATCCCGAGACTAAACGAAAACTTATTGGACGCCTCTTTATCGAGGAATTCGAGCGCTATGCTACCGGTCACAAGGCGGAGTTTAGTCACCTGGGACAAGGCACGCTTTACCCCGATGTCATCGAGTCAGCGGGCCACGGTGCTGGCGCCAAAGTGATCAAAAGTCACCACAACGTCGGCGGATTGCCCGAGCGACTTAAGCTCAAGCTCTGCGAGCCGCTGCGCTATCTGTTCAAGGACGAAGTCCGTCAGTTGGGGATGCAGCTTGGGCTGCCTGCGGATATGGTGGACAGGCACCCCTTCCCGGGTCCTGGACTCGCCGTCAGGATTTTGGGCGAGGTCACTGAGGAACGGCTTCATATTTTGCGCGAGGCGGATGCCATTTTCATTCAGGCGCTTCGTGACCATGGGTTTTATGACAAGGTCTGGCAAGCGTTTGCGGTCCTCTTGCCAGTGAAATCTGTGGGCGTTATGGGAGACAACCGCACCTACCAAATGACGGTAGCGTTGCGCGCTGTGACCAGTAGCGATGCCATGACGGCAGGTGTGGGCGAGTTGCCTCTGAGCTTCCTCACCCATGTGGCCGCGGCCATAGTCAAAAAGGTTGATGGCGTTAACCGTGTGGTTTACGACATCACCACGAAGCCCCCAGCAACGATTGAGTGGGAATAA
- the guaB gene encoding IMP dehydrogenase: MQTGRPTGLGILSSPIELALTYDDVLLVPGHSRVLPHETNLETQFTRRIRLKTPLVSAAMDTVTEAASAIVMAQAGGIGIIHKNLSVAEQAQEVKTVKKSEAGMVLDPITVGPDETVGDIVALMRHHNISGFPVVEGGALVGIVTGRDIRFEKNPARKVREVMTADVISTRKGVSPEEAIETLHKHRIEKLPILDETGKSLVGLYTIKDIEKSRRFPNASKDDKGRLLVGAAIGAGGDYMERAEALLEAGCDVICVDTAHGHSQGVLDAVARVKKEFRGRFDFEVVGGNVATGEATKALIAAGADAVKVGVGPGSICTTRIVTGIGVPQLSAVLECAAAARGTGVPVIADGGVKFSGDVVKALAGGADTVMIGSMFAGTDESPGEMVIYQGKSYKMYRGMGSLGAMAKGSKDRYFQGEVEDSGKLVPEGIEGRVAYKGPLANTLHQVIGGIRSAMGYIGAANMKELQEKARFRQITSAGLKESHVHDVYITREAPNYKLD, from the coding sequence ATGCAAACCGGTCGGCCCACTGGCCTAGGAATCCTTAGCAGTCCCATTGAACTAGCATTGACCTACGACGACGTTTTGCTTGTTCCTGGTCATTCGCGAGTATTACCACACGAGACTAACCTCGAGACGCAGTTTACGAGGCGCATTCGCCTAAAGACGCCGCTAGTATCGGCTGCCATGGATACCGTTACCGAAGCGGCATCGGCGATCGTCATGGCCCAGGCGGGAGGCATTGGGATTATACATAAAAACTTGTCTGTGGCAGAGCAGGCGCAAGAGGTCAAGACGGTCAAGAAGTCCGAGGCCGGTATGGTGCTTGATCCCATCACCGTGGGTCCCGACGAGACGGTCGGCGACATCGTAGCACTGATGCGCCATCACAATATCAGCGGGTTCCCCGTGGTTGAGGGTGGCGCGCTGGTCGGTATCGTGACGGGGCGCGACATTCGTTTTGAGAAGAATCCAGCGCGTAAAGTCCGTGAAGTGATGACCGCTGACGTCATTAGTACGCGCAAGGGGGTCAGCCCTGAAGAGGCCATCGAGACCCTGCACAAACACCGCATCGAAAAGCTGCCGATATTAGACGAAACTGGCAAAAGCCTGGTTGGTCTCTACACCATCAAAGACATTGAGAAGTCGCGACGCTTCCCCAACGCCTCGAAGGATGACAAGGGCCGCCTCTTGGTGGGTGCAGCTATTGGCGCTGGCGGTGACTACATGGAGCGGGCCGAGGCTTTGCTTGAGGCTGGCTGTGATGTGATCTGCGTCGATACGGCGCACGGCCACAGCCAAGGTGTTTTAGACGCCGTCGCTAGGGTTAAAAAGGAGTTCCGTGGCCGCTTTGATTTTGAGGTGGTAGGCGGCAACGTCGCCACGGGTGAGGCTACCAAGGCCTTGATCGCCGCTGGCGCCGATGCTGTTAAGGTCGGTGTCGGACCTGGGTCGATTTGCACCACAAGAATCGTCACTGGCATCGGTGTACCGCAGCTCTCTGCCGTGCTGGAGTGTGCTGCGGCAGCGCGCGGCACTGGCGTACCGGTCATTGCTGATGGCGGTGTGAAATTTAGTGGTGACGTCGTGAAAGCTCTGGCAGGCGGCGCTGATACGGTGATGATTGGCAGCATGTTCGCTGGCACGGATGAATCGCCGGGCGAGATGGTGATTTACCAGGGCAAGAGCTACAAGATGTATCGCGGTATGGGTAGCCTAGGAGCAATGGCCAAGGGCAGTAAAGACCGCTACTTCCAGGGCGAAGTCGAGGACTCCGGCAAGTTAGTACCGGAGGGCATTGAGGGTCGCGTCGCCTACAAGGGCCCGCTTGCCAATACCTTACATCAGGTCATCGGCGGCATACGTTCCGCCATGGGTTATATCGGAGCGGCAAATATGAAAGAGCTGCAGGAGAAGGCGCGCTTTCGCCAGATCACTTCAGCTGGGCTTAAAGAAAGTCACGTGCACGACGTTTACATCACGCGGGAAGCACCCAACTATAAGCTCGACTGA
- a CDS encoding sulfurtransferase FdhD: MVESSRQQLSRPVLKGHLGRKGAVREEDLLVIEEPLEIRLECDGGSRAGERRSIAVTMRTPGHDRELALGFLVTEGILTHRSQVCDVTGCGPEQVPHGGQNIVRVKLRPGVLPDLSRIERNFYTTSSCGICGKASLDAVMAQGVEALRPDDWRMSHASILRLPELMRAHQPVFAATGANHGALLVSPSGSVIFGFEDVGRHNAVDKVIGAAFLASENLRELTARSVLVVSGRAGFELVQKALVAKIPAMVAVGAPSSLSVELASRFGMTLIGFVRNGRFNIYAGEERIDDI, translated from the coding sequence ATGGTTGAGTCTTCGCGCCAACAATTAAGTAGACCAGTTTTAAAGGGCCACCTTGGCAGGAAAGGCGCGGTACGCGAGGAGGACTTGCTGGTCATTGAGGAGCCGCTCGAGATCCGACTAGAGTGCGACGGGGGATCTCGCGCGGGTGAGCGGCGCAGTATCGCCGTGACCATGCGGACTCCGGGACACGACCGGGAGCTGGCCTTAGGCTTTTTGGTGACAGAGGGTATTCTCACGCATCGGTCTCAGGTGTGTGATGTCACGGGATGTGGACCTGAGCAGGTGCCCCATGGTGGCCAGAATATCGTTCGGGTCAAGCTGCGCCCGGGTGTACTTCCGGACTTGAGTCGCATCGAGAGAAATTTCTACACGACATCAAGTTGTGGCATCTGTGGCAAGGCTTCCCTAGACGCCGTCATGGCGCAGGGGGTCGAAGCGCTGCGGCCGGATGATTGGCGCATGTCGCATGCCTCTATTTTGCGGCTGCCTGAGCTGATGCGCGCACATCAGCCCGTCTTTGCAGCCACCGGGGCCAATCACGGCGCGCTGCTCGTGAGCCCTTCGGGCTCTGTTATCTTTGGTTTCGAGGATGTTGGCCGCCACAATGCCGTCGACAAAGTTATTGGCGCGGCTTTTTTGGCTAGCGAGAACTTGCGCGAGCTCACTGCGCGCAGCGTCCTTGTTGTCAGTGGGCGGGCAGGTTTTGAGCTAGTGCAAAAGGCCTTAGTTGCTAAAATTCCAGCGATGGTAGCCGTCGGGGCGCCGTCGAGTCTATCGGTGGAGCTTGCTAGTCGCTTTGGCATGACACTGATTGGCTTTGTACGAAATGGTAGATTTAATATTTACGCTGGAGAGGAGCGCATCGATGACATCTAA
- a CDS encoding FdhF/YdeP family oxidoreductase — translation MTSNNSSPHDASLPVTREEPIDESRLTITERPEVAGGPAAVLSATAISLKEMGLSNTWKTLTAVNQTRGFDCPGCAWPDPLDHRSVAEFCENGAKAVAEEATLKRVDRDFFRRYSVSELGNRHEYWLGKQGRIAEPMVLRQGGTHYEPISWDDAFAMIARELNATAPDRAVFYTSGRTSNEAAFLYQLFVRQYGTNNLPDCSNLCHESSGVALKETIGSGKGSVHLSDFALADCIIVIGQNPGTNHPRMLTTLQEAARRGCRIIAVNPLREVGLERFKHPQEFSGWMGSGTPLATDYIQVKINGDLALLKGIMKEILSLDDAKPGTIDRSFIDSFTSGFEAFAADIRAESWSTIEASSGISRTEMKRLATIIAEAKNLICCWAMGLTQHKNAVATIQEIVNLLLLGGHIGRPGAGACPVRGHSNVQGDRTMGIWEAPPAEFLQNLGREFQFEPPQRHGFHVVSAIGATMRGEVDVFFAMGGNFLAAAPDTDQTAEALRRTRLTVHVSTKLNRSHCVTGAEALILPAIGRTEVIRAGGMEQFVTVEDSMGVVRASRGNLRPASASCKSEVAIVCELAERTLAQKSAEATKAATPWSAFSHNYDLIRDRIERVIGGFDQFNRRVRDPYGFVLPHQARDARVFATDTGKARFTTHEIAPSLNGPGQFVLMTIRSHDQYNTTIYGLDDRYRGIAAGRRVVFINPDDASDLGLKRGDAVDLTSHHHGATRQVSGFKVVLYDIPRQCLAAYFPETNPLVPLESYADKSHTPTSKSIVVTIARST, via the coding sequence ATGACATCTAATAACAGTTCCCCCCATGATGCATCTTTACCAGTCACCCGCGAAGAGCCGATCGACGAATCGCGTCTGACCATAACTGAGAGACCTGAGGTCGCAGGCGGGCCTGCAGCGGTATTATCCGCGACGGCCATCAGCCTGAAAGAGATGGGTCTCAGCAATACATGGAAAACCCTCACCGCAGTAAATCAGACGCGCGGCTTTGACTGCCCTGGATGCGCCTGGCCCGACCCTTTAGACCACAGATCCGTGGCGGAATTCTGCGAAAACGGTGCCAAAGCCGTAGCCGAAGAAGCAACGCTAAAGCGCGTTGATAGGGATTTTTTTCGGCGTTACAGCGTGAGCGAATTAGGCAATCGTCACGAGTATTGGCTGGGCAAGCAGGGACGTATTGCAGAGCCAATGGTCCTGCGCCAGGGGGGCACCCATTACGAGCCGATTAGTTGGGACGATGCCTTTGCCATGATCGCGCGGGAGCTCAACGCCACGGCGCCGGACCGAGCGGTTTTTTACACATCAGGTCGCACGAGTAACGAGGCGGCATTTCTCTATCAGCTCTTTGTCCGGCAATACGGCACCAATAATCTGCCGGACTGCTCTAACCTCTGCCACGAATCAAGCGGTGTAGCTCTTAAGGAGACCATCGGATCAGGCAAGGGTAGCGTCCATTTATCCGACTTTGCCCTGGCCGACTGTATCATCGTTATTGGGCAAAACCCTGGCACCAATCATCCGCGCATGCTCACTACCTTGCAGGAGGCAGCAAGGCGCGGGTGCAGGATCATTGCTGTCAACCCGCTGCGTGAGGTGGGACTTGAGCGGTTCAAGCATCCCCAGGAGTTCAGTGGATGGATGGGCTCGGGTACGCCTCTTGCCACCGATTATATACAGGTCAAAATCAACGGCGATCTGGCACTGCTCAAGGGCATCATGAAGGAGATCCTAAGCCTCGACGATGCTAAACCGGGGACGATTGATCGCTCATTTATTGATAGCTTTACGTCGGGATTTGAAGCCTTCGCAGCGGATATTCGTGCAGAATCCTGGTCCACCATCGAAGCGTCTTCAGGTATCTCTCGTACTGAAATGAAGCGTCTTGCCACCATTATTGCCGAGGCCAAGAATCTGATCTGTTGTTGGGCGATGGGCCTCACGCAGCACAAAAATGCAGTGGCAACGATTCAGGAAATTGTGAATCTCTTATTGCTCGGTGGTCACATCGGGAGACCTGGTGCTGGGGCGTGTCCAGTGCGTGGGCATAGTAATGTGCAGGGCGACCGGACCATGGGGATCTGGGAAGCCCCCCCGGCTGAGTTTCTGCAAAACTTAGGTCGAGAGTTTCAGTTTGAGCCGCCGCAGCGCCACGGGTTTCATGTGGTGTCTGCTATAGGTGCTACGATGCGTGGTGAGGTCGACGTGTTCTTTGCCATGGGTGGTAATTTCCTCGCGGCAGCCCCGGACACCGATCAGACAGCAGAAGCCCTGCGGCGCACGCGGCTAACGGTGCATGTGTCGACTAAACTCAATCGCTCCCACTGCGTCACCGGCGCGGAGGCATTGATCCTACCAGCCATCGGACGCACTGAAGTTATTCGCGCCGGTGGCATGGAACAATTTGTGACGGTAGAGGATTCTATGGGTGTGGTGCGCGCCTCGCGCGGAAACCTCCGCCCCGCATCGGCTTCATGCAAGAGTGAGGTGGCTATTGTATGTGAGCTCGCGGAGCGGACTCTAGCCCAAAAGTCAGCCGAAGCCACTAAAGCTGCAACACCCTGGAGCGCGTTTAGCCATAACTACGATCTCATCCGTGACCGGATCGAACGAGTGATTGGCGGCTTTGACCAATTCAATCGTCGTGTGCGGGATCCCTATGGATTTGTCCTACCGCATCAAGCGCGTGATGCCCGCGTCTTTGCTACGGACACGGGTAAGGCCAGGTTTACGACACATGAGATAGCTCCGTCGCTCAATGGTCCAGGCCAGTTTGTTTTGATGACGATTAGAAGCCATGATCAGTACAACACGACTATATATGGCCTCGACGACAGATACCGCGGCATTGCGGCTGGACGTCGCGTGGTGTTCATAAATCCTGACGATGCTTCGGATTTAGGGCTTAAACGCGGCGATGCCGTCGATCTGACGAGCCATCATCATGGTGCGACGAGACAAGTGAGCGGCTTCAAGGTTGTGCTTTATGATATTCCGCGCCAATGCTTGGCGGCTTATTTTCCCGAAACTAACCCCTTAGTGCCGCTGGAAAGTTATGCCGACAAAAGCCACACGCCAACATCAAAATCGATTGTAGTCACGATTGCCAGGTCGACTTAA
- a CDS encoding thioredoxin-dependent thiol peroxidase — translation MAPKKAAAKPAKKPAKKPVNKSAKPAAATTTAAPKPATAAVHSGVPQVGDTAPNFCLPTDDGRVLSLGDFQGKKNVLLYFYPKDDTPGCTKEACTFQEHLPHFTSADTVIIGVSPDDIHSHSKFRQKYNLTFALGADTDNRVATDYGVWGEKSMYGRAFMGITRATFLINKHGKIAAVWPKVKVDGHSEEVQAAIAALGH, via the coding sequence GTGGCGCCCAAAAAGGCCGCAGCAAAACCGGCGAAAAAACCGGCGAAAAAACCGGTAAATAAATCCGCTAAACCAGCGGCAGCAACCACGACAGCTGCCCCCAAGCCCGCCACAGCCGCAGTGCACAGTGGGGTGCCACAAGTTGGCGACACCGCTCCTAATTTTTGCCTTCCTACGGACGACGGACGGGTTTTAAGTCTCGGTGACTTCCAAGGGAAAAAGAACGTACTCCTGTACTTCTACCCGAAGGATGACACCCCGGGTTGCACCAAAGAGGCCTGCACCTTCCAAGAGCATCTACCCCACTTCACCTCTGCCGACACGGTCATCATCGGCGTGAGTCCGGATGATATTCACTCGCACAGTAAATTCCGCCAGAAGTACAACCTTACCTTTGCTCTCGGCGCTGATACAGACAACCGCGTCGCCACCGACTACGGGGTTTGGGGCGAAAAAAGCATGTACGGCCGTGCTTTTATGGGAATCACCCGGGCAACCTTCCTGATCAATAAACACGGTAAGATTGCTGCCGTGTGGCCGAAAGTCAAAGTCGATGGGCATAGCGAAGAGGTCCAAGCAGCTATCGCAGCGCTTGGACATTGA